The Deinococcus roseus genome contains a region encoding:
- a CDS encoding trans-sulfuration enzyme family protein, which translates to MTYKPTTLAARAGEHAKETPSRPLVEPIYQNTVFAFDDLDHMEQVFSEQTPSNGGIYYRFNTPNHLTLEGALAALEKTEDAVCAASGMAAIAAALQAVLQQGDHLIADQQAYGGTYTLLTQELPRWGIEVTLLDITDAEAVEQAITPRTRLIHVESLTNPLMTTVNFPALIELAHSKGVLVSVDNTFATPALFRPAEHGADLVSHSLSKYLSGHSNALGGALAGRKDLIQQARLRLIRQGATLSAFDAWITLQGLKTLGLRMRAHTHNAQAVADVLSNHPRVAAVYHPGLGDHPQFDLAADLFPDGFAGMLSFELRGDLNTFIRRLQGKIPLAPSLADVNTTLSYPWTTSHRSLSEQRKLELGIRPSLLRLSVGIEDIEDILDDLEDALNH; encoded by the coding sequence ATGACTTACAAACCCACCACCCTGGCCGCCCGTGCAGGCGAACATGCCAAAGAGACCCCCAGCCGCCCTCTGGTGGAACCCATCTACCAGAACACGGTTTTTGCCTTCGATGACCTGGACCACATGGAACAGGTCTTTTCAGAACAGACCCCCTCCAATGGAGGGATTTACTACCGCTTCAACACGCCCAACCACCTGACCCTGGAAGGGGCACTCGCTGCACTGGAAAAAACCGAGGATGCGGTGTGCGCGGCCAGTGGCATGGCGGCCATTGCGGCGGCTTTGCAGGCGGTGTTGCAGCAGGGAGACCACCTGATTGCCGATCAGCAGGCTTACGGAGGCACCTACACCCTGCTGACCCAGGAGCTTCCCAGATGGGGCATTGAGGTGACCTTGCTGGACATCACCGATGCTGAGGCTGTGGAGCAGGCCATCACGCCCAGAACGCGCCTGATCCATGTGGAGAGCCTGACCAATCCCCTGATGACCACAGTCAACTTTCCTGCCCTGATTGAACTGGCCCACAGCAAAGGGGTGCTGGTCAGCGTGGACAACACTTTTGCCACGCCTGCCCTCTTCCGACCTGCCGAGCACGGGGCAGATCTGGTCAGCCATTCCCTCAGCAAGTACCTGTCCGGGCACAGCAATGCCCTGGGTGGAGCGCTGGCGGGTCGCAAGGATTTGATCCAGCAGGCCAGATTGCGCCTGATCCGCCAGGGGGCAACCCTGAGTGCTTTTGATGCCTGGATCACCTTGCAGGGACTGAAAACACTGGGACTGCGCATGCGGGCACACACCCACAATGCCCAGGCCGTGGCGGATGTGCTCTCCAACCACCCCAGGGTTGCAGCGGTGTACCATCCGGGACTGGGAGACCATCCCCAGTTTGATCTGGCCGCAGACCTTTTCCCAGACGGGTTTGCAGGCATGTTGTCCTTTGAACTCAGGGGAGACCTCAACACTTTCATTCGCAGGCTGCAAGGGAAGATTCCGCTGGCCCCTTCTCTGGCAGATGTGAATACAACCCTGAGCTATCCCTGGACCACGTCACACCGTTCACTCTCTGAACAGCGCAAACTGGAGTTGGGCATCCGCCCTTCTTTGCTGCGCCTGTCTGTGGGCATTGAGGACATTGAAGACATTCTGGATGATCTGGAGGACGCTTTAAACCACTGA
- a CDS encoding SMI1/KNR4 family protein → MLIDRLIRQMRSAPEHKVSRPRMYELFLLRGEVLPFDLRWFYNRCGEARLFYKEERYLTLLEPTELISANKRIVGKDHDYDISSYWYVFAQDADGEYLSIDLHPKRLGRIYDTNHVNHALEGYTPIIALSFSEFLERSLNYRPNYYWLDRDFRGYGDAYDNIEVEWDEDAIY, encoded by the coding sequence ATGCTGATTGACCGCCTGATCCGGCAGATGCGATCTGCCCCTGAACACAAGGTCTCTCGCCCCCGCATGTACGAGCTTTTCTTGCTCCGGGGCGAGGTCCTGCCGTTTGACCTCAGGTGGTTTTACAACCGGTGTGGTGAAGCGCGATTGTTCTACAAAGAGGAGCGCTACCTCACCCTCCTGGAACCCACTGAATTGATCTCTGCCAACAAGAGGATCGTGGGCAAGGACCACGATTACGACATCTCCTCTTACTGGTATGTCTTTGCGCAGGATGCAGATGGCGAATACCTCTCGATTGACCTGCACCCCAAACGTCTGGGACGCATTTACGACACCAACCATGTCAACCATGCCCTGGAGGGCTACACCCCCATCATTGCCCTGTCGTTCAGCGAATTTCTGGAAAGGTCCCTGAATTACCGCCCGAATTATTACTGGCTGGATCGGGATTTTCGCGGGTATGGGGATGCCTACGACAACATTGAAGTGGAGTGGGATGAGGATGCGATTTACTGA